A section of the Triticum dicoccoides isolate Atlit2015 ecotype Zavitan chromosome 7A, WEW_v2.0, whole genome shotgun sequence genome encodes:
- the LOC119331610 gene encoding serine/arginine-rich splicing factor SR45a-like — MSHSNQVRYTARSITPPADRDSGSKSPPPRRRAASKSPPLPPPPPFPPKGVRTISRSPPPTSTRRSVSRSPPPKRRGRSRSRSRSRNRSRSRSRDKDDVRNPGNNLYVTGLSTRTQETDLEKFFSKEGKVKDCRVVIDPRTKESRGFAFVTMENVEDARRCIKYLHRTVLEGRLISVAKAKRTRERTPTPGEYCGPRGGRSRVEPRRSRSPRRSSRSSRDRSRSPSTRRDRDRDRKRD; from the exons ATGTCGCACTCCAACCAAGTAAG GTACACCGCGCGTTCCATCACTCCCCCCGCCGACAGGGACAGCGGTTCCAAGTCACCCCCACCCAGGAGGCGCGCAGCTTCCAAGTCGCctcccctgccccctcccccccctttTCCTCCCAAGGGGGTGCGCACCATCTCGAGGTCGCCACCACCTACTAGTACAAGACGCAGCGTCTCGAGGTCCCCTCCGCCAAAGAGGCGTGGCAGGTCCAGGTCAAGGTCCAGGTCCAGGAACAGGAGCCGCTCCAG GAGCAGAGATAAAGACGATGTGAGGAATCCTGGCAACAACCTCTATGTCACTGGACTGTCCACACGGACGCAAGAAACTGACCTCGAGAAGTTCTTCAGTAAAGAGGGCAAG GTTAAAGACTGCCGTGTCGTTATAGATCCTCGTACGAAAGAATCACGTGGCTTTGCGTTCGTCACCATGGAGAATGTTGAGGATGCAAGGCGCTGCATCAAGTACCTGCACCGTACTGTCCTTGAAGGCCGCCTCATCAGTGTGGCAAAG GCAAAGAGAACTCGTGAGAGGACCCCTACCCCTGGAGAATACTGTGGTCCGAGAG GCGGGCGCTCCCGAGTGGAACCGCGGAGGAGCCGTTCTCCACGCCGTTCCAGCAGGTCGTCAAGGGACCGCTCGAGGTCGCCCTCCACAAGGAGGGATAGAGACAGGGACAGGAAGCGCGACTGA